From Onychostoma macrolepis isolate SWU-2019 chromosome 19, ASM1243209v1, whole genome shotgun sequence, a single genomic window includes:
- the rnf5 gene encoding E3 ubiquitin-protein ligase RNF185 isoform X2, giving the protein MEAAEQQRSSSDGAAARGAGVPGSGGGAGSGGGAEGERDRDRATFECNICLDTARDAVISLCGHLFCWPCLHQWLETRPSRQQCPVCKAGISRDKVIPLYGRGSTSQEDPRRFRALVTQGFTCRLESGLFRLVFSPQSLTPMTLFTDEILIMEAIIKPMATPTTATTGRTRSSSSWPSSSSSGC; this is encoded by the exons ATGGAGGCCGCAGAGCAGCAGCGGAGCTCGAGTGACGGCGCGGCCGCCAGAGGAGCAGGAGTTCCGGGCAGCGGAGGCGGAGCAGGGTCGGGGGGAGGCGCGGAAGGCGAGCGGGACAGAGATCGAGCCACCTTCGAGTGCAACATCTGCCTGGACACCGCGCGAGACGCGGTCATCAGCCTCTGCGGACATCTGTTCTG TTGGCCATGTCTTCATCAG TGGCTGGAGACGCGTCCCAGCAGACAGCAGTGTCCCGTGTGTAAAGCAGGAATCAGTCGAGATAAAGTCATTCCTCTGTACGGCCGCGGCAGCACCAGCCAGGAAGACCCCAG GCGTTTCAGGGCTTTGGTGACACAGGGTTTCACATGTCGTTTGGAATCGGGGCTTTTCCGTTTGGTTTTTTCACCACAGTCTTTAACACCAATGACCCTTTTCACAGACGAG ATCCTCATTATGGAGGCGATCATCAAGCCGATGGCAACCCCAACAACGGCAACAACTGGCAGGACTCGCTCTTCCTCTTCCTGGCCATCATCTTCTTCTTCTGGATGCTGA
- the rnf5 gene encoding E3 ubiquitin-protein ligase RNF5 isoform X1, with the protein MEAAEQQRSSSDGAAARGAGVPGSGGGAGSGGGAEGERDRDRATFECNICLDTARDAVISLCGHLFCWPCLHQWLETRPSRQQCPVCKAGISRDKVIPLYGRGSTSQEDPRLKTPPRPQGQRTEPESRGAFQGFGDTGFHMSFGIGAFPFGFFTTVFNTNDPFHRRDPHYGGDHQADGNPNNGNNWQDSLFLFLAIIFFFWMLSV; encoded by the exons ATGGAGGCCGCAGAGCAGCAGCGGAGCTCGAGTGACGGCGCGGCCGCCAGAGGAGCAGGAGTTCCGGGCAGCGGAGGCGGAGCAGGGTCGGGGGGAGGCGCGGAAGGCGAGCGGGACAGAGATCGAGCCACCTTCGAGTGCAACATCTGCCTGGACACCGCGCGAGACGCGGTCATCAGCCTCTGCGGACATCTGTTCTG TTGGCCATGTCTTCATCAG TGGCTGGAGACGCGTCCCAGCAGACAGCAGTGTCCCGTGTGTAAAGCAGGAATCAGTCGAGATAAAGTCATTCCTCTGTACGGCCGCGGCAGCACCAGCCAGGAAGACCCCAG ATTGAAAACACCGCCACGACCTCAGGGTCAAAGGACAGAACCAGAGAGCAGAGGA GCGTTTCAGGGCTTTGGTGACACAGGGTTTCACATGTCGTTTGGAATCGGGGCTTTTCCGTTTGGTTTTTTCACCACAGTCTTTAACACCAATGACCCTTTTCACAGACGAG ATCCTCATTATGGAGGCGATCATCAAGCCGATGGCAACCCCAACAACGGCAACAACTGGCAGGACTCGCTCTTCCTCTTCCTGGCCATCATCTTCTTCTTCTGGATGCTGAGCGTGTGA